GTCTATAGGTACGCCGTTCTGCGTATAAAACATCCTGGCCATCTTTAAGGTAGGACCCATCAGGGCATTACCATAGGTGATACCACCGTTTTGTATATACGTTCTGTCAAAGGCGGCGCCGCCTATTGACTGAAAGAAGGCATTAAAGCCCAGATTGCTATGGGTTAACCCCCATATCAATTCACTATTCCATGGCTCACTCATGGCGTTCCTGATGCTCATCTGCTTTACAGTAGTATCGGTGAGTGTGGTGCCGGCCGGTATTTGAAAAGTATATAGTGAAATGCCTTGTGCCGTGCAGGCGTCAATGGCAGCTTTACAGGCCGTTGCGGCCTTTTGCCATTTGGCAGCGTCGTAAGTTGAATTGAACAGTGAATTACCGTCCTTGCTATGCAGGGTGGCGAAGTCGGTGTTTCCATTAAACAGGGGGCTGGCCGCATACACCAACAACTTAGCTTTTAAGCTTAAGGCTATCGGCTGGGTAATACGCCCCAGTTCCGAAGCGGTATTTGCAATCGAAGCAGGAAGCGTTACCGCTGCGGAATCGAGCAAATTCGCAATATAGTTCACAACGCTGTCAACCACCTGTCTTTTAACCTGCGTTTCGCTCAGCGGTGCGCTGATGGGTATATTTTTGTCTACTACCGGTATAGGTCCGTACGCCCTGAACAAAATAAAATGATAATAGGCTTTTAAAAACTTTGCCTCCCCTATCCACCGCTGCCGGGTATCAATATCCAGGTCCGGCACCTTGCCCAGATCGCTTATATTTTCCAGGAACACATTGCAGTCCCTGATGGCCCTGAACATACCGTTCCCATTGCTGTTAAGCGCGCCATCCCTGGTGCCATCCCAATAATTGACAATAGGATCAGATGTATTCTGGCCCCCCCTGGGCAACTGGGCCACATTGGTACTCCGGATGTGGATCTCGTTGTCTTCAATCCAGGTTTCGTCGCTCGCCGTAAGTCCGGGATTATAAGTAGGGTCTTCCTCATAGGGAAGATAAGAGTAGCAGGTAACCAGGTATTTCTCTGCTTCCGATTTCGAGGTAAATGCATTATCTACTGTTGCCACGTTATCCGGCACAACATCCAGGAATTTTTTCGTACAGGATGCAGCAATCGATACGGTCACCAGCAACGCCGCAAACAGGCGCAGGCGCTTCGTGGTAAGACCTTTGTAATTTTTATTGAAAGGATGATTCATGTGTGTGCAATTAATGATTTTAAAACCCGAGTAAAACGCCTACGTTTATTACTTTCTGAACAGGATATCCCATGCCTGAAGCGCCCATTTCGGGATCCCAAAGCTTAAAATTGCTGAAGGTGAGCAGGTTTGTTCCGTTTACATACAGCCTGGCGCTGCCCAAATGCAATCTTTTAAGTGCTGAAGGCGATACATTGTAGCCGATCTCAGCCGACTTGAGCCGCATAAACGAGCCATCGCGCATCCACCAGGAAGATGCATAATTGTTGTTGTAGGTAGGCGCCCCACCCACATAATCACTGTTTATATTCAGCCGCGGCCAGAAGGCATAGGAGTTCCTGTTATTCTCTGACCAGTGATCCTGTGCAATCGCATTCATTAATCCATGCTGGTTAAAGAACGGCGAGACAGCCATCGGATCAATCAGGAATGACACCCTTGCCGTTCCCTGGAAGAAGGCGCTTATATCGAAATTTTTAAATCCGGTTGAAAATCCGAAGCCGTATTGGATTTCCGGTGTAGAGGGATACCCCATGGGCACAAAATCGGCGATGCTTATTTTCCCGTCCTGGTTGATATCCCTGTATTTGATATCGCCTGCCAGTACATTTCCGAACTGGGTAGGCGAATTGTTTACTTCTATCTGATCTATAAATAACCGCTCGGCAGCAAGACCGTAGATCTGGCTGATAGAATTGCCTACATGCGACAGGTTGGCGTTATTCGCCGCGTAGGCCGGCTCTTCGTTTATTAATACTTTACTCTTGGCATACGTGAAGGTGCCCCTTACCGTGGCCCACCAGTTTTTTGTAATCGTTTTCTGGTAATCCAGCGCCATGTCAACGCCATCGCTTTGAGCGGCGCCTACGTTGGCAGAAGGCGTTGCCTGCAATCCCATGGTGGTGGGAATGGTAGACCTTACCATCAGGATATTACTGCGTTTCTGGTGAAATGCATCCACCGTTACTTTAACATCTCTCACGAGGGTAAGATCCATACCAATATTTGTTTGGGTGGATTTTTCCCAGGTAATGTCGGGGTTTGCGTAACGGGTCGTATTAACCGTATTTCTGCTATAGTTGAAGAGCTTGCCAAAGCCGCCTGCCAGGTCGCCATTGAGGCCCACCTGCGATAAATAGAAAAAACGGTCGTCTGCCTTGCCAATCTGATCATTACCCACCAAACCGTAGGTAAACCTGAATTTAAGATTGGTCACTACATTGGTAAGCGGTTGAAAGAAATGCTCGTTAGACACCACCCAACCGGCGCCCACAGACGGGAAAAAACCAAAACGGTGATTTTCGGCAAAACGTTCTGAACCGTTATACCCGAAGTCGTATTCAACCAGGTAACGGTTATCATAGCCATAGGTAACCCGTCCGGATACCCCTTCGTTCCGCGCCGGCAATGACAATTGCAGGGTACTGGCATTACCGGTCAGGTAGTTGCGGAGTGTACCGATAAACATAGCGCCCACGCTGTGTTTTTGGCCGAAGGTTCTGCTATAGTTGAGCGCCGCCTCGCCGTAAAAAATACTGTTCACGTTCTTGTCGCCCGGCGCATAGGTTAAATACTCGGTTGGAGCGGCAAAGGGGTTACCCGCGCTGCCGTCGTTGATGAGATAGATCCCCGCCAATTTCCCATCAGCGATGCTCGAAGTATAGTAATAGGGGCTGATCTGCCTTGTAACTGCGAAATTTGCATAGCGTGTTGTATACGACATTACCCTGGCCGACAACCCGGGTGTAATAAAGTTCAGGTTTTGCTTTAAGCTAAGCTGGGCCGTGAGGGTGCTGGAATTGGTGGACTGAAAACCGGACAGCGACTTTGCATAGGGATTTGTGTACAGCGTGTTGGTGGAGCCGGGTACCACCGCATTCCCAAAAAGCGGATGTTTGGCATAAAGCAAATAGCTGGAAGGGTAAACAGCCGGAAAAGCAACCGGGTTGCTGTAAAGTGCATTGTGATAAACAGTAGCCCCTCCGGAAAGATCGTGGTTAGTTTCATCTTTACCCGGTATAGGTCCGTTATAATCATCAAACTGGCCTTTCAGGCTTACAAACGCCTCGGTCGTCGGCGTTAGGTTCAAAGTAACGTTACTCAGTATGGAATAGCTTTGAAGCTTGATATTATTGTTAAACCCGTTCAGTGAATTTTTCCGCACATTCCCATTATCAAGATTATAACTCATGGCCAGGTAGTACTTTGCTTTATCACCACCGCCGCTGATGTTCACATTCGCCCGTTGGTTGATAGTCACGGGCTTGATAAGCTCGTTGATCCAGTTGTTGTTGGGATATAATAAAGGGTCGTCGTTCCTGGCAGTATGATCAATTTTGGTTTGCGAATATAAAACCGCGCCCAAAGGATTCCTTGTCAATACCGCTTCGTTGGCAAGGTTCATGTATGAAATATTGTCGGCAAGCGCCAGGTTCTTTGTATTGGAGGAAAAAGAATTTTCAGCCCGCACGTTGAATCTCATTTTACCCGACTGACCAATTTTGGTGGTAACAAGTATTACGCCGTTGGCGCCGCGTGCACCATACACTGCGGTAGCCGTTGCATCTTTCAGAACAGAAAATCCCGAGATGTTATCGGGCTGCAGCCTGGCCAGGTCTGTCGTCGACGATTCAATTCCGTCGATTAATATCAGCGGGTTTACTTTCCCCGCGCCAAACGTGCCCAGGCCCCTGATAAAAAAGGAGGCATTATCATTGCCGGGCTCTCCTGTGGTCTGGAAGGAAATCAAGCCGGGAATTTTACCGGCCAGCATGGTAGTAAGATTGCTCGTGGGCCCTTTGATCTCCTTCACATCGATGGATGTAACAGAACTTACGAGCGTGGTTTTTCGCTGGGTGCCATAGCCCACCACAATAACATCACCCAACTTATTGTCTTTGGCCTTCATCAAAACACTAATTGAACTGTTACCCTGTATTTCTATTTCCTGGGTTTCGAACCCCGTGGCCGAAACGATCAATGTGCCGTTGGCCGGGGCTTTTATGAGAAAGTTGCCTTTTTCATCCGCAATGACGGACCTTTTCGGATTGCTCTTGAGTGTAACAGTGGCAGAAGAAATGGCGGAAGAATCAGAACGGACTTTGCCTTTTACAGATATTTCATTCTCCTGTCCGTAGAGCCCGGCAGAAATAACGGAGAGTGAACAAATAATGAAAATAGATAGTGCATGTTTGATCAATAACATTTTTTTCATACGCAATTTTTTGGTTTGGTGTTCTCTTTCGGATACCGGACTATCATGCAAAATCGTGGTTGCATTTACAATGAGTATAAAAGAAAGCTTTACCACGGCCCCAGGCATAGCAGGACTACAGTTGACTTTTTTATTTATTATAACCGGTATTTCGTTTATGGAAGCCGGGCGGTAATAAAGTCCCGTAAAATGTGAGTGAATGAAAGAGGGGCCGGAGCCCGCGGGTCAGGCGTTTGCAATCGTAATCGTTGTCTCATTTAGCAGATTTTTATGTAACCAGGATTCCTTTGTTAAAATAATGACAAAACCCTGGCGCCTTTTATATCTGGCGTACCAATATTTCAACAAAACGTACCAGCACCGGTTGGGATGGAACATAACACGGTCCAAAAAAAATGCTTTGGTTTTATTTTTTAAGGCATCAAATACATTATTTTAGTCATATCGTTAAAAAGTGTAAATTTCACAATTGCCATTCTTTAAATACCTATGCATCTTCTTGCTTGCAACGACTATGGCGGGCTTACTGCATGCCAGCCCTCATTATTTCAGACATCTTGAGGTGGAAAATGGGCTGTCGAATAACAGCATTACCTGCAGTTTGCAGGACCACCTGGGTTTTATGTGGTTCGGTACCAAAGACGGACTGAACCGCTATGACGGGTATTCTTTTAAAGTATTCAAAAAGATAGAAGGAAATAAAAAAGCGATCGGAAGCAATTTTATTCATTGCCTGTACGAAGACAAACAGGGAATACTATGGATTGGAACAGAGGGAGGGCTGTTCAGGTACTCTTCTCTTACCGAAGAATTTTCCTTTGTGGCCGCTACCACCAACCTGTTTATCGATAAGATTGATGAAGATGTAAGAGGCAATATCTGGCTGCTGTCATACTATAAGCTTTGCAGGTATGACAGGAGCACGGAAAAAATTAAACAATATGACCCGGAGACTTACTTTACGGCGACTACCTTTTGCAACAGTCCTGATGGCTCCTTCTGGGTAGGCACCTCCCGGGGACTGCTGGAAAAATATGACTTTGCCACCGATAGGTTCTCGGGGTTTAATTTATTCAGTCATTCCGCGCCGTCTACCCGTCTTTGGGTGGAATGCTTATATATAACATCAGACGGGCATTTTATTGCAGGAACCTCCGACAATAAAATCAAAGTATTCGATCCGGTTCATTATACCTATACTGACATTGCTTTGAGTGGCGATGAGCATGCAAATTTATTCATTAAGAACTTCGTAGAGACCGCAAAAGGAGAATGGTGGTTTGGGACAAGCTCGGGCCTGTTTATTTATGACAGGAGAAATCAGTCGGTTCAGCAAATCAAAAAAGACTATAACAACCCTTATTCCATTAACGATAATTCCATCACTTCCATGTGCCGCGATAATGAGGGTGGCATATGGATTGGTACCTACTATGGTGGTATCAACTACTTCGCCAACCAAATCGTATTCACAAAATATTTCCCCCAACGGGGCCAAAATTCATTGAGCGGCAACGTTGTGGGAGATATCAGGCAGGACCGCTACGGAAACCTGTGGATTGGCACCGAAGATGAAGGGCTGAATATGTTCGACCCTGCCACCGGCAGGTTCACTCATTTTGAAGCAGATGGCAAAGAAGGCAGCATCTCCTATTTTGAAATACACGGACTCCTGATGGTCGGAGACGAATTATGGATTGGGACCTACGAGCATGGCATTGACATCATGGATATTCGTACCAGGAAAGTCACCAGACGTTTTATAGCATGGAGAGACGGTTTTACGCATAATTATATTTATAACATTTACCAGGACAAAGCGGGGGAAATTTATATCTGTACCGCCAGCGGTGCATATATCTTTAACAAGGGAAAAAACAATTTCAGCGTCCTGGACGGCATTCCCCCGTTTTGGTGCACATCTATCATTGCAGACCGGAAAAACCGGCTGTGGGTTTCAACATTCGGGTATGGTATATACCTGCGAAGCAAATATGGCGGTAAAACAGATCGCCTTTGCTATGATGAAAAAGATCCCACCAGTCTTATCAGCAACCGGGTAACTTCGATATACGAGGCCAGCAACGGCACTATCTGGGTGGCCACCGAATCCGGATTGTGCAAATGGAATGAAAAGGAGGGTAACTTTACGCGCTTTGGCATGGCAAACGGCTTCCCAAGCGATTTTATTTTATCCATCCTGGAAGATGCGGAAAAGAATCTATGGCTCAGCACTACCAAAGGCCTTGTAAGATTTCATCCTTCGACGGGAAAGGTGGAAGTGTTTACCACCTCAAACGGGTTAATCAGCGATCAGTTCAACTATCATTCAGCCTTTAAAGCTCCCGATGGTTCCATGTATTTCGGCAGCACCAAAGGGCTGGTTAGCTTTCACCCCAGCCATTTTGAGCAAAGCACATTTACACCACCGATCTACCTGACCAATTTCCAGGTAAACGGTCAGGAAATATTCCCTGATGACCCCGATTCGCTTTTGAAGCAATCCATTTTGTACACAAAGGAAATTACGCTCCGGCACAACCAGTCTATTTTTAATATAGACTTTGCGGCGCCGAATTATTCGGCGCCGAAGATGGTAGAATATGCCTACCAGATGCAGGGCCTCACCAATAACTGGATCTATCTGAAGGACAGCCGGCGGGCAAGCTTTACTGAGCTGGCTGCCGGAAGCTATGTATTCTGCGTAAAAGCCTTCACCAACAATGGATGGAGCAAGGAAACAAAATTGCTTATAACGATATTGCCGCCGTGGTGGCAGAGCCGCACAGCGTACAGCCTGTATGCCGTTCTTTTCGTTTTACTGATCTTTGTTTTGGTGCGTTACTATCATCGCCGGGTAAATGAAAAAAACAAAAGAAATTTCGAGCTCCTGAGAATCGAAAAAGAAAAAGAGGTGCTTGAAATGGAACTGAAGAATGAAAAAATTCTGTTACAGGCTAAAATTGATTTTTTTACCAATGTCGCCCATGAAATAAGGACGCCGTTGACATTGATTAAAGTGCCGCTAAAAAAGGTCATCAGGAAATTGGGATTCAACGCCGAGATTGGCAATAGCTTACAAATAATGGAACGGAATACCGACCGGCTCATAGAGCTGAGCGGCCAGCTATTGGACTTCAGGCAAACGGAACTGAAGAATGTTCAATTGTATTTCGAACGAAAGGAAATCAATCAATTAATAGCCGAAGCCTGTTCGGGGTTTACCACTTTGGCGGAGCAAAACAACATATCTTTTCAAATGGAGATTCCTCAGGAGCCCTTGTTTGCCTGTATAGATGTGGATGCTTTTCATAAGATCATATATAATCTTTTCAGCAATGCGGTTAAATATGCCCACACCAGCGTTTGCATTAGCCTGCTGCCGTATTATAACAGCAACGACAGCTTCACGCTTAAAGTCAAAAATGACGGAAATATCATACCTTACGAGTTAAAGGAAAATATTTTCAAACCGTT
The Niastella koreensis GR20-10 genome window above contains:
- a CDS encoding RagB/SusD family nutrient uptake outer membrane protein, giving the protein MNHPFNKNYKGLTTKRLRLFAALLVTVSIAASCTKKFLDVVPDNVATVDNAFTSKSEAEKYLVTCYSYLPYEEDPTYNPGLTASDETWIEDNEIHIRSTNVAQLPRGGQNTSDPIVNYWDGTRDGALNSNGNGMFRAIRDCNVFLENISDLGKVPDLDIDTRQRWIGEAKFLKAYYHFILFRAYGPIPVVDKNIPISAPLSETQVKRQVVDSVVNYIANLLDSAAVTLPASIANTASELGRITQPIALSLKAKLLVYAASPLFNGNTDFATLHSKDGNSLFNSTYDAAKWQKAATACKAAIDACTAQGISLYTFQIPAGTTLTDTTVKQMSIRNAMSEPWNSELIWGLTHSNLGFNAFFQSIGGAAFDRTYIQNGGITYGNALMGPTLKMARMFYTQNGVPIDEDKTLDFSNYSALRVATHGERFNIKEGETTARLNFEREPRFYANIGFDRCIWYMANSPSHSDENTFYLFCRAGEFGQNSPIPITTMYMKKVLNWHFDWNTRLYPIYPYPMMRLADLYLLYAEALNEAGDAPLQDVYTYVNLIRARAGLTTVQNAWSTYSNNPTKYTTKAGMRSIIQRERAIELCFEGQRYWDLLRWKTAAQELVGNVTGWDRTAKTPDLFYRELTFYTRRFVAPRDYLWPLQDNDLLNNPNLVQNPNW
- a CDS encoding SusC/RagA family TonB-linked outer membrane protein; this encodes MKKMLLIKHALSIFIICSLSVISAGLYGQENEISVKGKVRSDSSAISSATVTLKSNPKRSVIADEKGNFLIKAPANGTLIVSATGFETQEIEIQGNSSISVLMKAKDNKLGDVIVVGYGTQRKTTLVSSVTSIDVKEIKGPTSNLTTMLAGKIPGLISFQTTGEPGNDNASFFIRGLGTFGAGKVNPLILIDGIESSTTDLARLQPDNISGFSVLKDATATAVYGARGANGVILVTTKIGQSGKMRFNVRAENSFSSNTKNLALADNISYMNLANEAVLTRNPLGAVLYSQTKIDHTARNDDPLLYPNNNWINELIKPVTINQRANVNISGGGDKAKYYLAMSYNLDNGNVRKNSLNGFNNNIKLQSYSILSNVTLNLTPTTEAFVSLKGQFDDYNGPIPGKDETNHDLSGGATVYHNALYSNPVAFPAVYPSSYLLYAKHPLFGNAVVPGSTNTLYTNPYAKSLSGFQSTNSSTLTAQLSLKQNLNFITPGLSARVMSYTTRYANFAVTRQISPYYYTSSIADGKLAGIYLINDGSAGNPFAAPTEYLTYAPGDKNVNSIFYGEAALNYSRTFGQKHSVGAMFIGTLRNYLTGNASTLQLSLPARNEGVSGRVTYGYDNRYLVEYDFGYNGSERFAENHRFGFFPSVGAGWVVSNEHFFQPLTNVVTNLKFRFTYGLVGNDQIGKADDRFFYLSQVGLNGDLAGGFGKLFNYSRNTVNTTRYANPDITWEKSTQTNIGMDLTLVRDVKVTVDAFHQKRSNILMVRSTIPTTMGLQATPSANVGAAQSDGVDMALDYQKTITKNWWATVRGTFTYAKSKVLINEEPAYAANNANLSHVGNSISQIYGLAAERLFIDQIEVNNSPTQFGNVLAGDIKYRDINQDGKISIADFVPMGYPSTPEIQYGFGFSTGFKNFDISAFFQGTARVSFLIDPMAVSPFFNQHGLMNAIAQDHWSENNRNSYAFWPRLNINSDYVGGAPTYNNNYASSWWMRDGSFMRLKSAEIGYNVSPSALKRLHLGSARLYVNGTNLLTFSNFKLWDPEMGASGMGYPVQKVINVGVLLGF
- a CDS encoding ligand-binding sensor domain-containing protein, which gives rise to MLATTMAGLLHASPHYFRHLEVENGLSNNSITCSLQDHLGFMWFGTKDGLNRYDGYSFKVFKKIEGNKKAIGSNFIHCLYEDKQGILWIGTEGGLFRYSSLTEEFSFVAATTNLFIDKIDEDVRGNIWLLSYYKLCRYDRSTEKIKQYDPETYFTATTFCNSPDGSFWVGTSRGLLEKYDFATDRFSGFNLFSHSAPSTRLWVECLYITSDGHFIAGTSDNKIKVFDPVHYTYTDIALSGDEHANLFIKNFVETAKGEWWFGTSSGLFIYDRRNQSVQQIKKDYNNPYSINDNSITSMCRDNEGGIWIGTYYGGINYFANQIVFTKYFPQRGQNSLSGNVVGDIRQDRYGNLWIGTEDEGLNMFDPATGRFTHFEADGKEGSISYFEIHGLLMVGDELWIGTYEHGIDIMDIRTRKVTRRFIAWRDGFTHNYIYNIYQDKAGEIYICTASGAYIFNKGKNNFSVLDGIPPFWCTSIIADRKNRLWVSTFGYGIYLRSKYGGKTDRLCYDEKDPTSLISNRVTSIYEASNGTIWVATESGLCKWNEKEGNFTRFGMANGFPSDFILSILEDAEKNLWLSTTKGLVRFHPSTGKVEVFTTSNGLISDQFNYHSAFKAPDGSMYFGSTKGLVSFHPSHFEQSTFTPPIYLTNFQVNGQEIFPDDPDSLLKQSILYTKEITLRHNQSIFNIDFAAPNYSAPKMVEYAYQMQGLTNNWIYLKDSRRASFTELAAGSYVFCVKAFTNNGWSKETKLLITILPPWWQSRTAYSLYAVLFVLLIFVLVRYYHRRVNEKNKRNFELLRIEKEKEVLEMELKNEKILLQAKIDFFTNVAHEIRTPLTLIKVPLKKVIRKLGFNAEIGNSLQIMERNTDRLIELSGQLLDFRQTELKNVQLYFERKEINQLIAEACSGFTTLAEQNNISFQMEIPQEPLFACIDVDAFHKIIYNLFSNAVKYAHTSVCISLLPYYNSNDSFTLKVKNDGNIIPYELKENIFKPFFRIRQTENQTGTGIGLALALSLADLHGGSLVLDTPENNMNVFTFTMPVNDGLCEDNSIKNITAAD